Proteins encoded together in one Gemmatimonadota bacterium DH-78 window:
- a CDS encoding Ppx/GppA phosphatase family protein, whose translation MSLDSRFPFRVAAIDVGSNAIRFVVAEFVAPGNWMELEVQRVPVRLGHGVFLTGQLDARAMAGAVEAMGAFRRSIDTLGVPRYRAVATSAVRESRNGGEFVDWVRRETGIQLETITGSEEARLVWIAVRNRVALDDRAWVTVDLGGGSLEVSLVSSEGIHWAESHTMGTVRLLEDLGGPDGDPTEFRELVAEYVNTLRFQDQIDRDEIGGLLATGGNIEALAKLAGAEPDSTGVSRLPLADLRRVIEELGEVGVAERIRRWDLRSDRADVILPAGLLYERVAVLAGVDEILVPHVGVKEGVLLDVAEDLLGPGVHASRLEQQAFVGALSLGRRFQFDETHARHVARHALSLFDQLQDMHRLSDADRRVLLVAAVLHDVGQFISYRKHHKHSLYLIHNSEVPNVSARELELVALVARYHRRAEPKEEHFLYGGLGEPERLRVRRLSSILRIADALDREHLQRVESVTAVLDDDELVIEVEGRGDLLLEQWAFRKKARMFTHVFGRDVRLAVAEPALGPRII comes from the coding sequence GTGTCACTCGATTCGCGCTTTCCCTTCCGTGTCGCCGCCATCGACGTGGGGTCCAACGCCATCCGCTTCGTCGTGGCCGAGTTCGTGGCTCCCGGCAACTGGATGGAGCTCGAGGTGCAGCGGGTGCCGGTGCGTCTGGGCCACGGGGTTTTCCTGACGGGCCAACTCGACGCGCGGGCCATGGCGGGTGCGGTCGAGGCCATGGGCGCCTTCCGCCGCTCGATCGACACCCTGGGCGTGCCCCGCTATCGCGCAGTGGCCACGAGCGCGGTGCGGGAGAGCCGCAACGGCGGCGAGTTCGTCGACTGGGTGCGGCGCGAGACCGGCATCCAGCTCGAGACCATCACCGGCAGCGAAGAGGCTCGACTGGTATGGATCGCGGTCCGCAATCGGGTGGCCCTCGACGACCGCGCCTGGGTGACGGTGGATCTGGGGGGCGGATCGCTCGAGGTCTCGCTGGTCTCGAGCGAGGGGATCCACTGGGCGGAGTCCCATACCATGGGCACGGTCCGTCTGCTGGAAGATCTCGGGGGCCCCGACGGCGACCCCACCGAGTTTCGCGAGCTCGTGGCCGAGTACGTGAACACCCTCCGCTTCCAGGACCAGATCGATCGCGACGAGATCGGGGGACTCCTCGCCACGGGAGGCAACATCGAGGCGCTCGCGAAGCTCGCGGGGGCCGAGCCCGACTCCACGGGTGTGAGCCGGCTGCCGCTGGCCGATCTTCGCCGCGTGATCGAGGAACTGGGCGAGGTGGGGGTGGCCGAGAGGATCCGGCGATGGGATCTGCGATCCGACCGTGCCGACGTGATCCTGCCCGCGGGCCTGCTGTATGAACGGGTGGCGGTGCTGGCCGGCGTGGACGAGATCCTCGTACCGCACGTGGGGGTGAAGGAGGGCGTGCTCCTCGACGTGGCCGAGGATCTGCTGGGCCCGGGCGTACACGCATCGCGCCTGGAGCAGCAGGCCTTCGTGGGCGCCCTCTCGCTCGGGCGCCGCTTCCAGTTCGACGAGACGCACGCGCGACATGTGGCGCGACACGCGCTCTCGCTCTTCGATCAGCTGCAGGACATGCACCGGTTGTCGGATGCGGACCGCCGCGTTCTGCTCGTCGCCGCGGTGCTCCACGACGTGGGGCAGTTCATCTCGTACCGGAAGCACCACAAGCACTCGCTGTACCTGATCCACAACTCCGAAGTCCCGAACGTCTCCGCGCGCGAGCTGGAACTCGTGGCCCTCGTTGCCCGGTATCACCGTCGGGCCGAGCCGAAGGAGGAGCACTTCCTCTACGGCGGACTCGGTGAACCGGAGCGCCTCCGCGTGCGGAGGTTGTCGAGCATTCTGCGGATCGCGGACGCGCTCGACCGCGAGCACCTGCAGCGGGTGGAGAGCGTGACCGCGGTGCTGGACGACGACGAACTCGTGATCGAAGTGGAGGGGCGGGGAGATCTGCTCCTCGAGCAGTGGGCCTTCCGAAAGAAGGCGCGCATGTTCACCCACGTGTTCGGTCGCGACGTTCGCCTCGCGGTCGCCGAGCCGGCGCTCGGTCCCCGGATCATCTGA
- the ppk1 gene encoding polyphosphate kinase 1, translating into MNFDESTSSTFDVPLDGGAPLGPPPADRPNGSGVESPLESWRDDDDVLMRPPRAVRPRPVPREPTDLDIAELYFNRELSWLDFNWRVLQQAVDRRTPLLERVRFLAITQSNLDEFVRKRVGGLKRQLEAGVRTLSPDGRTPAEQLDLIRASIREMQGAMTRTWTEHLLPALEGHGVVVRRHQDLDGADKERLRTHFLDHIYPVLTPLAVDPGHPFPFISNQSLSLAIVLQHPERDGVQFARVKVPLNWGRWIELDRPGHLLPVEELVARHVDELFKGTSILSVHPFRVTRNADLRREEEEAEDLLELISEELRERRFAPVVRLEVDSGMPKPVIELLKEELNLGDEDVYRVDGFIDFTDLDHIADLDRPALRFAPWEPVVPPDLAIGPEEPGRNIFSVLAERDVLVYHPYESFRGSVQRFVEDAADDPQVLAIKLTLYRTSQNSPIVQALIRAADAGKQVAVLVEVTARFDEANNIGWGQMLERAGVHVTYGLVGLKTHTKVTLVVREEGDGIRLYSHVGTGNYHATTARLYSDLGLLTADRDIGLDLVRLFHYLTGHAPEQRYRALVVAPRDMRSTFEELIAREITLHLQQGGGRIILKMNAIDDIGMIQALYRASQAGVQVDLIVRGHTRLRPGVPGVSDNIRVVSIIGRFLEHDRVFYFRNGGEPDVLIGSADWRRRNLEERVEAVVRITDPTLKERLKGILELALDDNRLAWDLQPDGHYTLRMPPEGGPVRDFHRSLMREAMARRAPLPIGSPAGPRDPGRSVPE; encoded by the coding sequence GTGAACTTCGACGAATCCACCTCCTCGACCTTCGACGTGCCCCTCGACGGGGGCGCGCCACTCGGCCCCCCGCCTGCGGACCGGCCGAACGGGTCGGGTGTGGAGTCCCCGCTCGAATCCTGGCGCGACGACGACGACGTGCTCATGCGTCCGCCCCGCGCCGTGCGACCCCGACCGGTGCCGCGCGAGCCCACCGATCTCGACATCGCGGAGCTGTACTTCAACCGCGAGCTGTCGTGGCTCGACTTCAACTGGCGGGTGCTGCAACAGGCGGTCGATCGCCGAACCCCGCTCCTCGAGCGGGTGCGCTTTCTGGCCATCACCCAGTCGAACCTCGACGAGTTCGTGCGCAAACGGGTGGGAGGGCTGAAGCGCCAGCTCGAGGCAGGGGTACGCACGCTGTCTCCCGACGGGCGCACCCCGGCGGAGCAGCTCGACCTGATCCGCGCCTCGATCCGCGAGATGCAGGGCGCCATGACGCGCACCTGGACCGAACACCTCCTGCCCGCCCTCGAAGGGCACGGGGTGGTGGTCCGGCGCCACCAGGACCTCGACGGCGCCGACAAGGAACGGCTTCGCACCCACTTCCTCGACCACATCTACCCGGTGCTCACCCCGCTGGCGGTGGATCCGGGCCATCCGTTCCCGTTCATCTCGAATCAGAGCCTCTCGCTCGCGATCGTGCTGCAGCACCCCGAGCGCGACGGAGTCCAGTTCGCGCGCGTGAAGGTGCCGCTCAACTGGGGCCGCTGGATCGAGCTCGACCGCCCGGGGCATCTGCTCCCCGTGGAGGAGCTCGTGGCGCGCCACGTCGACGAGCTCTTCAAGGGTACCTCGATCCTCTCCGTGCACCCGTTCCGCGTGACCCGCAACGCGGATCTGCGCCGCGAGGAAGAAGAGGCCGAAGATCTCCTCGAGTTGATCTCGGAAGAGCTCCGCGAGCGTCGCTTCGCCCCGGTCGTACGGCTCGAGGTGGACTCCGGGATGCCGAAGCCGGTGATCGAGCTGCTCAAGGAGGAGCTCAATCTGGGCGACGAGGACGTCTACCGGGTGGACGGCTTCATCGACTTCACCGACCTCGACCACATCGCCGATCTCGACCGCCCCGCGCTCCGGTTCGCACCCTGGGAGCCGGTGGTGCCGCCCGATCTCGCGATCGGGCCCGAGGAGCCCGGCCGCAACATCTTTTCGGTGCTGGCCGAGCGCGACGTGCTCGTCTACCACCCCTACGAGTCGTTCCGCGGCTCCGTGCAGCGATTCGTGGAGGATGCGGCCGACGACCCGCAGGTGCTGGCGATCAAGCTCACGCTGTATCGCACCTCGCAGAACTCGCCCATCGTGCAGGCGCTCATCCGGGCCGCCGATGCGGGCAAGCAGGTGGCGGTGCTGGTGGAAGTCACCGCCCGCTTCGACGAGGCGAACAACATCGGCTGGGGGCAGATGCTCGAGCGCGCCGGGGTGCACGTCACCTACGGCCTCGTGGGGCTGAAGACCCACACCAAGGTTACCCTGGTCGTGCGGGAGGAGGGCGACGGAATCCGCCTCTACTCGCACGTGGGCACGGGCAACTACCACGCGACCACGGCGCGGCTCTACTCGGATCTGGGACTCCTGACCGCCGACCGCGACATCGGGCTCGATCTCGTGCGGCTCTTCCACTACCTCACGGGGCATGCGCCCGAGCAGCGGTATCGCGCGCTGGTGGTGGCGCCCCGCGACATGCGCAGCACCTTCGAGGAACTCATCGCACGCGAGATCACCCTCCACCTGCAGCAGGGCGGGGGGCGCATCATCCTCAAGATGAATGCGATCGACGACATCGGCATGATCCAGGCGCTCTACCGCGCCTCGCAGGCCGGAGTGCAGGTGGACCTGATCGTGCGCGGGCACACGCGCCTGCGCCCGGGCGTGCCCGGGGTGTCCGACAACATCCGGGTGGTGTCGATCATCGGGCGTTTCCTCGAGCACGACCGCGTCTTCTACTTCCGCAACGGCGGGGAGCCCGACGTGCTGATCGGCAGTGCCGACTGGCGGCGGCGCAACCTCGAGGAGCGGGTGGAGGCCGTGGTTCGGATCACCGACCCCACGCTGAAGGAACGACTGAAGGGCATTCTCGAGCTCGCACTCGACGACAACCGGCTCGCCTGGGACCTGCAGCCCGACGGGCACTACACCCTGCGCATGCCCCCCGAGGGCGGCCCCGTTCGCGACTTCCATCGCTCGCTCATGCGCGAGGCCATGGCGCGACGCGCCCCGCTTCCGATCGGTTCGCCGGCGGGCCCTCGCGATCCGGGCCGGAGCGTACCAGAATAG
- the rdgB gene encoding RdgB/HAM1 family non-canonical purine NTP pyrophosphatase: MKLLVATRSAHKIAEIREILAEVPGVEPVGLDDVGVEPSPAEDDLEPFDTFEANAESKARYYHGLTGLPTAADDSGLAVDALHGRPGVHSKRFAPGDSDGLARDRANNRHLVDLLTGVPEADRTARYVCAVAFVESDEAPTRWVRGECEGRILTEERGEGGFGYDPLFFVPDLDRTFAEVPAAEKHARSHRGRAFRALAELLRSER, translated from the coding sequence GTGAAACTCCTGGTCGCCACCCGCAGCGCGCACAAGATCGCCGAGATCCGCGAGATCCTGGCCGAGGTGCCGGGTGTCGAGCCGGTCGGCCTCGACGACGTGGGGGTGGAGCCCTCGCCCGCCGAAGACGACCTCGAACCGTTCGACACCTTCGAGGCCAACGCGGAGTCGAAGGCCCGCTACTACCACGGGCTCACCGGCCTGCCCACCGCGGCCGACGACTCGGGGCTGGCCGTGGACGCCCTCCACGGGCGGCCCGGCGTGCACTCGAAGCGCTTCGCCCCGGGAGATTCCGACGGCCTCGCGCGCGACCGCGCCAACAACCGGCATCTGGTCGACCTCCTCACCGGCGTGCCCGAAGCGGATCGCACGGCCCGGTACGTCTGCGCCGTGGCGTTCGTGGAGAGCGACGAGGCGCCCACGCGATGGGTGCGAGGCGAGTGCGAAGGCCGGATCCTGACGGAGGAGCGCGGCGAGGGCGGATTCGGCTACGACCCGCTCTTCTTCGTGCCCGACCTCGACCGCACCTTCGCCGAGGTGCCCGCCGCCGAGAAGCACGCCCGCAGTCACCGCGGCCGCGCCTTCCGCGCCCTGGCCGAACTGCTGCGCAGCGAGCGCTGA
- the rph gene encoding ribonuclease PH gives MTDRAVDALRPLLLEPGWAPYAEGSCLISTGRTRVLCTASVAEEVPAWRERSGKGWVTGEYGMLPRSTHSRRDRERDGVKGRTQEIQRLIGRSLRSVTDLAALGPRTITLDCDVLQADGGTRTASITGAFVALELACRSLVEQGLLAASPVREGVAAVSVGIVGGVPRLDLDYPMDRDAQVDMNVVATASGRLVEVQGTAEGDPFTREEHDRLLDLALGGIEQLLAAQREILGAAR, from the coding sequence ATGACCGACCGTGCCGTCGACGCCCTCCGCCCTCTCTTGCTCGAGCCCGGCTGGGCGCCGTACGCCGAGGGCTCCTGCCTCATCTCCACCGGGCGCACGCGGGTGCTGTGCACCGCTTCGGTGGCCGAGGAGGTGCCGGCCTGGCGGGAGCGGTCGGGGAAGGGGTGGGTGACCGGGGAGTACGGCATGCTGCCGCGCTCGACGCACAGCCGGCGCGATCGCGAGCGCGACGGGGTGAAGGGGCGCACGCAGGAGATCCAGCGGCTGATCGGTCGCTCGCTGCGCAGCGTGACCGACCTCGCCGCGCTGGGGCCGCGCACGATCACCCTCGACTGCGACGTGCTGCAGGCCGACGGCGGCACCCGCACCGCCTCGATCACCGGCGCCTTCGTGGCGCTCGAGCTGGCCTGCCGCTCGCTGGTGGAGCAGGGCCTCCTCGCCGCCTCGCCGGTGCGCGAAGGGGTGGCGGCGGTCAGCGTCGGGATCGTGGGTGGGGTGCCGCGGCTCGATCTCGACTACCCGATGGACCGCGACGCACAGGTCGACATGAACGTGGTCGCGACCGCCTCGGGCCGGCTGGTCGAGGTGCAGGGCACCGCCGAGGGCGATCCCTTCACCCGCGAGGAGCACGACCGCCTGCTCGACCTCGCACTCGGAGGCATCGAGCAGTTGCTCGCCGCCCAGCGGGAGATCCTCGGGGCCGCGCGGTGA
- the rfaE2 gene encoding D-glycero-beta-D-manno-heptose 1-phosphate adenylyltransferase, with protein sequence MTTSAGHLAKVLTRDRLVAQLGRPREERLVFTNGCFDLIHPGHVAYLEAARALGDRLVVGVNTDASVRRLKGPSRPMVDEEARLRVLAGLASVDAVTLFDEDTPAELIAALRPDVLVKGGDYTPERIVGRDLVEADGGEVAVIPFLPGYSTTALVRRIIERNEDS encoded by the coding sequence GTGACGACATCCGCCGGGCACCTGGCCAAGGTCCTCACCCGCGACCGCCTCGTGGCGCAGCTGGGGCGGCCGCGCGAGGAGCGGCTCGTGTTCACCAACGGTTGCTTCGACCTGATCCACCCGGGGCACGTGGCCTATCTCGAAGCGGCCCGGGCACTCGGCGACCGACTGGTCGTGGGCGTGAACACCGACGCCTCGGTTCGGCGACTCAAGGGCCCGTCGCGACCGATGGTCGACGAAGAGGCGCGGCTGCGCGTGCTGGCCGGCCTCGCCTCGGTCGACGCCGTCACCCTCTTCGACGAAGACACCCCCGCCGAGCTCATCGCCGCGCTCCGCCCCGACGTTCTGGTCAAGGGGGGCGACTACACCCCGGAGCGCATCGTCGGCCGCGACCTCGTCGAGGCCGACGGGGGCGAGGTGGCGGTGATCCCCTTCCTGCCGGGCTACTCCACCACGGCCCTGGTCCGCCGCATCATCGAACGCAACGAGGATTCATGA
- a CDS encoding LptE family protein: MRAARRALVLLALVLGSGCYSFRAGTGLTGVETIAILPFDNRTTRLELTQDVQDALLRELPSSLGLRLAGEDQADVVVRGAITTYDLVAPNYRASAQGQAAEVLQRQVVLTVSVEILNMRERTVLWSGGSLRAQGEYLEASETEDVGKTEALEALLQQIVDGAQSNW, translated from the coding sequence GTGAGGGCCGCCCGGAGGGCGCTCGTGCTCCTCGCCCTGGTCCTGGGGTCGGGGTGCTACAGCTTCCGGGCCGGCACGGGGCTGACCGGGGTCGAGACCATCGCGATCCTGCCCTTCGACAATCGCACCACGCGCCTCGAACTCACCCAGGACGTGCAGGACGCGCTGCTGCGCGAGCTTCCCTCGTCTCTGGGACTCCGTCTGGCCGGTGAGGACCAGGCCGACGTGGTGGTGCGCGGCGCGATCACCACCTACGACCTCGTGGCTCCGAACTATCGCGCGAGCGCGCAGGGGCAGGCGGCGGAGGTGCTCCAGCGACAGGTGGTCCTGACCGTCAGTGTCGAGATCCTGAACATGCGCGAGCGCACGGTGCTCTGGTCCGGCGGCTCGCTGCGCGCGCAGGGCGAGTACCTCGAGGCGAGCGAGACCGAAGACGTGGGCAAGACCGAGGCCCTCGAGGCCCTGCTGCAGCAGATCGTCGACGGAGCGCAATCCAACTGGTGA
- a CDS encoding UDP-2,3-diacylglucosamine diphosphatase, producing MSRSTVHIASDVHLGAIPEARARDFHRWLRWSGSEAGTIVINGDLFDFWFEYRHVMPRGHSRTLALLADLVDSGVEVHLTGGNHDWWGGPVLEEEVGVHFHRDPVELELAGRRVLVAHGDGLGPGDTGYKMLKAVIRSRPFVWAFRWLHPDIGGRVAGGVSFTEGRVAEPTPSERERSGVLEAWATEQLETREELGMVTLGHTHIPRRVEVAPDRWYLNSGDWVHHCSWVRLEPGRAPALLRGLEGEPLETR from the coding sequence ATGTCGAGGTCCACCGTACACATCGCCAGCGACGTCCATCTGGGTGCGATTCCCGAGGCGCGCGCACGAGACTTCCACCGATGGCTCCGCTGGTCGGGGTCGGAGGCGGGGACGATCGTGATCAACGGCGATCTCTTCGACTTCTGGTTCGAGTACCGCCACGTGATGCCGCGCGGTCACAGCCGCACCCTGGCGCTGCTGGCCGACCTCGTCGATTCGGGGGTCGAGGTGCACCTGACCGGGGGCAACCACGACTGGTGGGGCGGCCCGGTGCTGGAGGAGGAGGTGGGGGTCCACTTCCATCGCGACCCCGTGGAACTGGAGCTGGCCGGGCGCCGGGTGCTCGTGGCCCACGGCGACGGACTCGGTCCGGGCGACACCGGCTACAAGATGCTCAAGGCCGTGATTCGGAGTCGGCCCTTCGTGTGGGCCTTTCGCTGGCTCCACCCCGACATCGGCGGAAGGGTCGCCGGCGGGGTCTCGTTCACCGAGGGTCGCGTGGCGGAGCCCACCCCTTCGGAGCGGGAGCGCTCGGGGGTGCTGGAGGCCTGGGCCACCGAACAGCTCGAGACCCGCGAGGAGCTGGGCATGGTCACGCTCGGCCACACCCACATTCCACGTCGGGTGGAGGTGGCCCCCGACCGGTGGTACCTCAACAGCGGCGACTGGGTGCACCACTGCAGTTGGGTGCGACTGGAGCCCGGGCGTGCCCCGGCGCTCCTGCGCGGGCTGGAGGGCGAACCCCTGGAGACGCGGTAG
- the deoC gene encoding deoxyribose-phosphate aldolase has protein sequence MVQDPTAPRNPGMPLELDWVEQVRVNRSAVERRAATLGTRRSVKKEWQAGWLLRAVTCMDLTTLAGDDTAGRVRRLCAKARRPVRPELLEGMGVEPSAVAVGAVCVYHAFVETAVAALEGSGIPVAAVSTAFPHGLAPMESRLAEIRASVAAGAREIDVVVTRAHVLTGNWTALYDEVRAFRDACGDAHLKTILATGELGTLRAVYRASLVAMMAGTDFIKTSTGKEGVNATLPVGLTMVRALREYGERSGVSVGFKPAGGIRTAKDALLWLTLMKEEVGDPWLRPALFRFGASSLLADIERQLEHHVTGRYSAFHRHPLA, from the coding sequence ATGGTTCAGGACCCCACCGCACCCCGCAATCCGGGCATGCCCCTCGAGCTCGACTGGGTCGAGCAGGTGCGGGTGAACCGCAGCGCCGTGGAGCGGCGCGCAGCCACCCTCGGCACCCGCCGATCGGTGAAGAAGGAGTGGCAGGCCGGCTGGCTGTTGCGCGCCGTGACCTGCATGGACCTGACCACCCTGGCCGGCGACGATACCGCCGGACGCGTGCGACGGCTGTGCGCGAAGGCCCGCCGTCCGGTACGGCCGGAGCTGCTGGAGGGGATGGGTGTGGAGCCCTCTGCGGTGGCGGTGGGGGCCGTCTGCGTCTACCACGCCTTCGTCGAGACCGCGGTCGCGGCGCTGGAGGGGAGCGGCATTCCCGTGGCCGCCGTCTCGACCGCCTTTCCGCACGGCCTGGCCCCGATGGAGTCCCGCCTGGCCGAAATCCGCGCCTCGGTGGCTGCGGGCGCGCGCGAGATCGACGTGGTGGTCACGCGCGCGCACGTCCTCACCGGAAACTGGACCGCCCTCTACGACGAGGTGCGGGCCTTCCGCGACGCCTGCGGCGACGCCCATCTGAAGACGATCCTCGCGACCGGCGAACTGGGCACCCTGCGCGCCGTGTATCGGGCCTCGCTGGTGGCCATGATGGCCGGCACCGACTTCATCAAGACCAGCACCGGCAAGGAGGGCGTGAACGCGACCCTCCCGGTCGGGCTCACGATGGTTCGCGCCCTCCGCGAGTACGGGGAGCGGTCGGGGGTGTCGGTCGGCTTCAAACCCGCCGGGGGCATTCGGACCGCCAAAGACGCCCTGCTCTGGCTGACCCTGATGAAGGAGGAGGTGGGCGACCCGTGGCTCCGCCCCGCCCTCTTCCGCTTCGGCGCGAGCTCCCTGCTCGCCGACATCGAGCGTCAGCTCGAGCATCACGTGACCGGCCGCTACTCCGCGTTTCATCGCCATCCTCTCGCCTGA